From one Plantibacter flavus genomic stretch:
- a CDS encoding ABC transporter permease — protein MFGTYLRRELVGRRKQTIIIAIGMALAIALVIIVNSVAAGVKTAQASVLESVYGVGTDITVSQAAEAPTDGGGPGQNFDFGSGDGSTSDGTTTVNQSRLEAARGTSTFDATSLGTVTDVANVEAAAATLSLTNTTFTGELPDFSQAQGSDGAAGVPGGDASGATPPQGGPDGAGGSSFGVDSFTVLGLDPSGDAVGPLSAVTLSDGRSLAADDAGTDVAVLDASYATEAGIATGDTIDIAGTTFSVVGTVTASGADSTTASNVYIPLDVAQSLAGLDGQVSDVYVQAASSTDITQVQTDIEAALPDATVSTQEDLASTVSGSLASASTLVSNLGTWLSLIVLAAAFLIAILFTISGVTRRTREFGTLKAIGWSDRRIVGQVAGESVVQSLIGGAVGVAVGLIGILVVNLVAPTLSAAATTSAGGGLGGPGGAAGMPSDAAAGAAGGFGGAPGAAAATTTDIVLQAPVTAWIIVIAVGIAILGGLLAGAIGGWRASRLRPAEALRSVA, from the coding sequence ATGTTCGGAACCTATCTCCGGCGGGAACTCGTCGGTCGCCGCAAACAGACCATCATCATCGCCATCGGGATGGCGCTCGCCATCGCCCTCGTGATCATCGTCAACTCGGTCGCCGCCGGCGTGAAGACGGCGCAGGCGTCGGTGCTGGAATCCGTCTACGGGGTCGGAACGGACATCACGGTGAGTCAGGCGGCCGAGGCGCCGACGGACGGCGGCGGCCCCGGCCAGAACTTCGACTTCGGCTCGGGCGACGGGTCGACGAGTGACGGGACGACGACCGTCAACCAGTCGCGGTTGGAAGCCGCGCGTGGCACGTCGACCTTCGACGCGACGTCCCTCGGCACGGTCACCGACGTCGCCAACGTCGAGGCCGCCGCAGCCACCCTGTCGCTCACGAACACGACCTTCACGGGCGAGCTGCCCGACTTCTCGCAGGCACAGGGATCCGACGGGGCGGCAGGCGTCCCGGGCGGTGACGCGAGCGGCGCGACCCCGCCGCAGGGTGGTCCGGACGGCGCAGGCGGGAGTTCCTTCGGCGTCGACTCCTTCACGGTCCTCGGTCTCGACCCCTCGGGCGACGCCGTGGGTCCGCTCTCGGCCGTCACCCTCAGCGACGGTCGCTCGCTCGCAGCCGACGACGCGGGCACGGACGTCGCCGTCCTCGACGCCTCCTACGCCACCGAGGCGGGGATCGCCACCGGCGACACGATCGACATCGCGGGCACCACGTTCAGCGTGGTCGGCACGGTGACCGCCTCCGGGGCCGATTCGACGACCGCATCGAACGTCTACATCCCCCTCGACGTCGCGCAGTCCCTCGCCGGGCTCGACGGCCAGGTCAGCGACGTGTACGTGCAGGCCGCCTCGTCGACCGACATCACGCAGGTGCAGACGGACATCGAGGCGGCACTGCCCGACGCGACCGTGAGCACCCAGGAGGACCTCGCGTCCACCGTGTCCGGCTCGCTCGCCTCGGCGTCGACGCTGGTGTCGAACCTCGGCACCTGGCTGTCGCTCATCGTGCTCGCCGCCGCGTTCCTCATCGCGATCCTCTTCACGATCTCCGGCGTCACGCGCCGGACCCGCGAGTTCGGCACGCTCAAGGCGATCGGCTGGAGCGACCGGCGCATCGTCGGCCAGGTCGCGGGTGAGTCCGTCGTCCAGTCGCTCATCGGCGGCGCCGTCGGTGTCGCGGTCGGCCTCATCGGCATCCTCGTGGTGAACCTCGTCGCTCCGACCCTCAGTGCAGCGGCGACGACCTCCGCCGGCGGCGGACTCGGCGGCCCCGGCGGTGCCGCGGGCATGCCGTCGGATGCGGCGGCGGGAGCGGCCGGTGGGTTCGGCGGTGCCCCGGGCGCTGCGGCCGCGACCACCACCGACATCGTCCTCCAGGCTCCCGTGACCGCGTGGATTATCGTCATCGCCGTCGGGATCGCCATCCTCGGCGGGCTGCTCGCCGGTGCGATCGGCGGGTGGCGCGCCTCACGACTGCGCCCGGCCGAGGCACTCCGCTCCGTCGCCTAG
- a CDS encoding ABC transporter ATP-binding protein → MYTITGLTKQYRQAKRSVTALDGVDLEIPDGQLVAIQGPTGGGKSTLLQMLGALDRPTAGSISLAGDDLSTLSETKLGRIRATEIGFVFQGFNLIPTLTAQENVEMALVPIGTPRAERETRARAALASVGLAERGSHLPAELSGGQQQRVAIARALVKEPEVLLADEPTGNLDEETRDEIMDLLEGLWRDRGLTVVVVTHDTAVAKRAERRLHIANGKLKDVTTRR, encoded by the coding sequence ATGTACACGATCACCGGCCTCACCAAGCAGTACCGCCAGGCGAAGCGCTCCGTCACGGCGCTCGACGGCGTCGACCTCGAGATCCCCGATGGACAGCTCGTCGCCATCCAGGGCCCGACCGGCGGCGGCAAGTCGACGCTCCTCCAGATGCTCGGCGCACTGGACCGACCGACCGCCGGCAGCATCTCCCTCGCCGGCGACGACCTCTCGACGCTCAGCGAGACGAAGCTCGGCAGGATCCGCGCCACGGAGATCGGCTTCGTGTTCCAAGGATTCAACCTCATCCCGACGCTCACAGCACAGGAGAACGTCGAGATGGCCCTGGTCCCGATCGGCACCCCGCGGGCCGAACGCGAGACCAGGGCTCGCGCGGCGCTCGCGTCCGTCGGACTCGCCGAGCGGGGTTCACACCTCCCCGCCGAGCTGTCCGGTGGGCAGCAGCAGCGGGTCGCGATCGCCCGTGCGCTCGTCAAGGAGCCTGAGGTGCTGCTCGCCGACGAACCGACCGGCAACCTCGACGAGGAGACCCGCGACGAGATCATGGACCTCCTCGAGGGCCTGTGGCGGGACCGCGGGCTCACCGTCGTGGTGGTGACGCACGACACCGCGGTCGCCAAGCGCGCCGAGCGTCGTCTGCACATCGCGAACGGGAAGCTCAAGGACGTCACGACTCGGCGCTGA
- a CDS encoding MDR family MFS transporter, protein MTHRQVLEALSGLLLGMFVSILAGTVVSTSLPRIISDLNGDQTAFTWVVTATLLATTVSTPIWGKFADLFNRKLLIQLALGIFVLGSALAGFSQDTGTLIGFRVLQGLGAGGLTALSQIIMADIISPRERGRYMGLFGAVMAVGTVGGPLFGGLLTDSLGWRWNFFVGVPFAIAAIFLLQRTLHLPKRNVGKVKIDYLGAALIAGGVSLLLIWVTLAGTQFEWASFTTLVMVGISVLLLAAAVIVEIKVDEPIIPMSLFKNRTFTLAVVASISVGVAMFGTSVFLSQYMQLARGATPTESGLLTLPMIGGLLIASIVVGQFISRFGHWKPYLIVGSILLTAGLFLMSTIHYDTNYLLVSVFMFILGAGVGMVMQNLVLVVQNDVLPQQLGTASAGVAFFRSLGGTIGVSVMGSVLATKVTDMLADRQADLQAAIVALGAPGAKIAETLSSGTIPKVSTLPESVRTIIESVYGDAVADIFLVAAPLAILTIIAVIFLPNKKLGSKNAVQRMAEQRSGEPALVGAATGSVTTATGSTSTQSFATGALDVAEAMIGGEADTRLERGRDETADTDGGTETEAHSPRHGR, encoded by the coding sequence ATGACGCATCGCCAGGTGCTCGAGGCCCTCTCCGGCCTCCTCCTCGGCATGTTCGTGTCGATCCTCGCCGGCACCGTCGTCTCGACCTCCCTCCCCCGGATCATCTCCGACCTGAACGGCGACCAGACGGCCTTCACCTGGGTCGTCACGGCCACCCTCCTCGCCACCACCGTCTCGACGCCCATCTGGGGCAAGTTCGCCGACCTCTTCAACCGCAAGCTGCTCATCCAGCTGGCGCTCGGGATCTTCGTCCTCGGCTCGGCGCTCGCGGGCTTCTCGCAGGACACCGGCACGCTCATCGGCTTCCGCGTCCTGCAGGGCCTCGGCGCCGGTGGTCTCACGGCGCTCAGCCAGATCATCATGGCCGACATCATCAGCCCGCGTGAGCGTGGCCGGTACATGGGCCTCTTCGGTGCGGTCATGGCGGTCGGCACGGTCGGCGGCCCGCTCTTCGGCGGCCTCCTCACCGACTCGCTCGGCTGGCGCTGGAACTTCTTCGTCGGCGTCCCCTTCGCGATCGCCGCGATCTTCCTCCTGCAGCGCACGCTCCACCTCCCGAAGCGGAACGTCGGCAAGGTCAAGATCGACTACCTGGGCGCCGCCCTCATCGCCGGCGGCGTCTCGCTGCTGCTCATCTGGGTCACCCTGGCCGGGACGCAGTTCGAGTGGGCGAGCTTCACGACGCTCGTCATGGTGGGCATCTCCGTCCTCCTGCTCGCCGCGGCGGTCATCGTCGAGATCAAGGTCGACGAGCCGATCATCCCGATGTCGCTGTTCAAGAACCGCACCTTCACCCTCGCGGTCGTCGCGAGCATCTCGGTGGGTGTGGCGATGTTCGGCACCTCGGTGTTCCTCAGCCAGTACATGCAGCTGGCGCGTGGAGCGACGCCGACGGAGTCGGGCCTGCTGACGCTCCCGATGATCGGCGGCCTCCTGATCGCCTCCATCGTGGTCGGGCAGTTCATCTCCCGCTTCGGCCACTGGAAGCCGTACCTCATCGTCGGCTCGATCCTCCTCACCGCCGGCCTGTTCCTCATGAGCACGATCCACTACGACACGAACTACCTGCTCGTCTCGGTGTTCATGTTCATCCTGGGCGCCGGCGTCGGCATGGTGATGCAGAACCTCGTGCTCGTGGTCCAGAACGACGTCCTGCCGCAGCAGCTGGGTACGGCGAGCGCGGGTGTCGCGTTCTTCCGCAGCCTCGGCGGCACGATCGGCGTCTCGGTCATGGGCTCCGTGCTCGCGACGAAGGTCACCGACATGCTGGCCGACCGCCAGGCCGACCTGCAGGCGGCCATCGTCGCCCTCGGCGCACCCGGCGCCAAGATCGCCGAGACGCTCTCGAGCGGCACGATCCCGAAGGTGAGCACGCTGCCCGAGTCGGTGCGGACCATCATCGAATCCGTCTACGGTGACGCGGTGGCCGACATCTTCCTCGTCGCCGCACCACTCGCGATCCTGACGATCATCGCCGTGATCTTCCTCCCGAACAAGAAGCTCGGGTCGAAGAACGCCGTGCAGCGCATGGCCGAGCAGCGTTCCGGGGAGCCCGCCCTCGTCGGCGCGGCCACCGGGTCCGTCACGACGGCCACCGGGTCCACGTCGACCCAGTCATTCGCGACCGGTGCGCTCGACGTGGCCGAGGCCATGATCGGTGGCGAGGCGGACACCCGACTCGAGCGAGGACGGGACGAGACCGCCGACACCGACGGCGGCACGGAGACCGAGGCACACAGCCCCCGCCACGGCCGCTAG
- a CDS encoding MarR family winged helix-turn-helix transcriptional regulator: MSIDHDAQAGPAAADDAAAGTAHDLAIGAVEEQFALLVNRIRNGIRDRAERISPGLQPAGYKLLSMVSRSGAIRAGALAEMLATDKSAVSRLIHQLETLGLVTRTPDPEDGRASLVVATAEGERRMESTRANDQAMLYQQLSSWDEAEVRRLAELLAKLNGAL; this comes from the coding sequence ATGTCCATCGATCACGACGCCCAGGCCGGGCCGGCCGCTGCCGACGACGCAGCGGCCGGCACCGCGCACGACCTCGCGATCGGTGCCGTGGAGGAGCAGTTCGCGCTCCTCGTCAACCGCATCCGCAACGGTATCCGCGACCGCGCCGAGCGGATCTCCCCCGGACTCCAGCCGGCCGGCTACAAGTTGCTCAGCATGGTCTCGCGCTCCGGAGCGATCCGCGCCGGTGCCCTGGCCGAGATGCTCGCGACGGACAAGAGCGCGGTGAGCCGTCTCATCCACCAACTGGAGACGCTCGGCCTCGTCACGAGGACGCCGGACCCCGAGGACGGCCGTGCGAGCCTCGTCGTCGCGACCGCCGAGGGCGAGCGCCGGATGGAGTCGACACGGGCCAACGACCAGGCGATGCTCTACCAGCAGCTCTCGTCCTGGGACGAGGCCGAGGTGCGGCGGCTCGCCGAACTCCTCGCGAAGCTCAACGGCGCCCTCTGA